Proteins found in one Populus alba chromosome 14, ASM523922v2, whole genome shotgun sequence genomic segment:
- the LOC118041817 gene encoding protein LIGHT-DEPENDENT SHORT HYPOCOTYLS 10 → MSRERGKDIAEGSSENQQPATPSRYESQKRRDWNTFGQYLKNQRPPVPLSQCNSNHVLDFLRYLDQFGKTKVHLQGCMFYGQPEPPAPCTCPLRQAWGSLDALIGRLRAAYEENGGTPETNPFANASIRVYLREVRDYQAKARGIPHKKKKKQQISSKGNDESSSAMQFS, encoded by the coding sequence ATGTCCAGAGAAAGAGGAAAGGACATAGCTGAAGGATCTAGCGAGAATCAACAGCCAGCAACTCCTAGTCGTTATGAGTCACAGAAGAGAAGGGACTGGAACACTTTTGGGCAGTACTTGAAGAACCAGAGGCCTCCAGTGCCTCTTTCTCAGTGCAATAGCAACCATGTCCTAGATTTTCTTCGATATCTTGATCAGTTTGGCAAGACTAAGGTTCATCTACAAGGTTGCATGTTTTATGGACAGCCTGAGCCCCCTGCTCCTTGTACTTGCCCTCTTAGACAAGCTTGGGGCAGCCTTGATGCTCTTATTGGGAGGCTTCGAGCAGCCTACGAAGAGAACGGAGGCACACCAGAGACGAACCCTTTTGCTAATGCTTCTATTCGGGTTTACCTTAGAGAAGTAAGGGACTATCAAGCAAAGGCAAGAGGGATCCCacacaagaagaaaaagaagcagcAGATTTCAAGCAAAGGGAATGATGAATCCAGCTCTGCGATGCAGTTTTCTTAA